AGGGCGTCAAGCGGTACCAGGAGGTCAACCGCGAGGTCTTCGCGGCGAAGTGGGCGGGCGAGCTCGCGGAGCAGGCCGACCCGGGCACGCCGCTGTGGATCGCCCGCCAGCGCGTGCCCGGCCGGCCTCAGCGCGACGGCGACCTGGTGCTGGTCGCCGACGTCACCGTGCCCACCCCGGACCGCGACTCCGGCTCGGTGCGGTTGCGGTGCCTGCTGGACGAGCTGGTCGCGCTCGGTCACCGCGTGGTGTTCTGCCCGATGGGGCCGCCCGCGGACCCGGCGTACCTGGACCAGCTGCACCGCGCCGGGATCACCGTGCTCGCCGACAACGGCCTGCGCGAGCAGTTCCTGCACGAGGCGGGCAAGCACATCCGGCTGGCGCTGCTGTCCCGGCCGACCGTGGCCTGGCATCTCGCCGACCGGCTGCGGATCTGCGCGCCGCGGGCGCGGATCGTGTTCGACACGGTCGACCTGCACTTCGTGCGCTTGTCCAGGGAGGCCGAGCTGGTGGAGCGGCTCGGCGGCGCGCCGGAGACGTCGACGATGCTGCACCAGCGCGCGAAGCTCTACCGCGAGCTGGAGCTGGCGCTGGTGCGCGCCTGCGACCGGACGTTGGTGGTGTCCGAGGCCGAACGCGACCTGCTGGCCGACCTCGCGCCGGGCGCCCCGGTCAGCGTGCTGTCCAATGTGCACACGCCGGGGCCGGAGGCGAGCCCCGATGGGCGGCCCGGCGTGTTGTTCGTGGGCAGTTTCGAGCACCCGCCCAACCGCGACGCGGCGTACTGGCTGGCCGGGGAGATCTGGCCGCTGGTGCGCAGGCAGGTCCCGGACGCGGTGCTCAACCTGGTCGGCCACGACCCGACGAACGAACTGCGCACGCTCGACGGTCACGGCGTGAAGTTCCGCGGCTGGGTGCCCGCCCTCGGCGCGCTCTACGAAACGGCCCGGCTGTCGGTGGCGCCGCTGCGGTTCGGCGCCGGCGTCAAGGGCAAGGTCGGCGAGAGCCTGGCCGCGGGTGTCCCGGTGGTCGGCACGACGCTGGCGTTCGAGGGCATGCGGTTGCGCGACGGCGTGGAGGTCCTCGTCGGCGACAAGGCCGAGGAGATCGCCGCGGGAATCGTGTCGCTGCTGACCGATGACGCGCTCTGGCTGCGGCTGTCCCGGGCCGGGCAGGCCGCGGTGGCCGCGCAGTTCGGGCCGGGCGTCGCGCGCGCCGCGCTGACCGAGCTGCTGGGCTGAGCGGTGCCGCGGGACAACTCGGCGGAGCGCACGCAGCAGATCCGCCCCGTCAAGTACGCCAAGGCCGAGACCGGGTTCGCGTGGCTGCGGCTCATCGGCGCGAGCATGGTCGTCGTCGAGCACTCGTTCCCGCTCGTCGACCCGCAGCGGCTGACGATCCTGCCGGCGAGCTGGGACCTGTCCCCCGGTTACTTCGCGCTCATGGGCTTCTTCGCGATGAGCGGGTTCCAGATCACCGACAGCTGGGCGCGCGACGCGTCATGGTGGCGGTACGCCGCCAAGCGCGTGCTGCGGATCTGGCCGCCGCTGCTCGTCGTCGTCATGTTCACCGCGTTCGTGATCGGTCCACTGGTCACCGTGCTCGATGCCGGCGAGTACTGGACGGACACTGCGACCTGGGGTTACGTGGTGCACAACGCGGCGCTGTACCCGTTGCAGCACCTGCTTCCCGGGGTGTTCGCGGAGAACCCGTACCCGTGGTCGGCGAATGGCTCACTGTGGACGCTGCCGATGGAGACCACCGGGTACGCGCTCGTTCTCGTCGCGGGACTGACCGGTCTGCTCGGCCGCGCCCGCGCCGGCCTGTTCGCGCTGCTGGCCGCGATCGTCGTGCTCGACGGTTTCCTCGGCGCCACCTACACCTTCCAGGGCCGCGGCGGGTCGTTGCTGTCCGTGCCCGTCGGCGCGATGGTCGCGTTCGGTGTCGCGTTCGTCATCGGCATGGTGATGCACCGTTACCACGGAAAGATTCCGCTGTCGCGGGCCGCCGCGTACGCCGGGGTGGCCGGGTACCTGGTGGTCAACTTCGTGCCCGTCCTGCAGCCCTGCGCGCGGATCGTGCTGCCGTTCGCCGCCGGGTACGGCGCGATCGTGTGGGCCCACCACTGGCCGCGCCGGCTGGCGCGGTACGACAAGTGGGTCTACGGCAGTTACGGCATGTACATCTGGGCGATGCCGGTGCAGCAACTCATCGTGTTCGCCGGGGTG
The window above is part of the Amycolatopsis thermoflava N1165 genome. Proteins encoded here:
- a CDS encoding acyltransferase family protein codes for the protein MPRDNSAERTQQIRPVKYAKAETGFAWLRLIGASMVVVEHSFPLVDPQRLTILPASWDLSPGYFALMGFFAMSGFQITDSWARDASWWRYAAKRVLRIWPPLLVVVMFTAFVIGPLVTVLDAGEYWTDTATWGYVVHNAALYPLQHLLPGVFAENPYPWSANGSLWTLPMETTGYALVLVAGLTGLLGRARAGLFALLAAIVVLDGFLGATYTFQGRGGSLLSVPVGAMVAFGVAFVIGMVMHRYHGKIPLSRAAAYAGVAGYLVVNFVPVLQPCARIVLPFAAGYGAIVWAHHWPRRLARYDKWVYGSYGMYIWAMPVQQLIVFAGVRNSYLLMALALPLAYACGLLSWQLVEIPTQRLRVYLRPQPKSPRNARPRDSVSGRGAHRRERTGV